The Longimicrobium sp. genomic interval GCGTCCGCTGGCTCCTCACCCCCGTCCCGCGCCTGGCCGGCGCCCACGCCACGCCGCCGGTGGACCTGCGCGCGGAAGACCTGCGGCGGGCGGAGGAGATCGTCTTCGGCGAGGTGGAGCGCGAGGCGTTCCCGGGAGCCGCGCTCGCCGTCGGCCAGCGCAGCGCGATCGTGCTGGAGCGCGGGTACGGGCGCACCGGGTGGACGCGCTTCGCCCTGCCCGTGGACCCGGACCGCACCCTCTACGACCTGTCGTCGCTCACCAAGGTGGTGGCCACCACCGCGGCGGTGATGGTGCTGGTGGACGACGGGCGGATGCGGCTGGACGACCCCCTGCAGCGCTGGCTCCCCACCTTCCGCGGCGGCGGGCGCGAGAAGATCACCGTCCGCCAGGTCCTCACCCACACCTCCGGGCTCCCCGCCGCCGTGCTCGACCTGGGCGAAGGCACCCCGCGCCAGCGGCTGGAGCGGCTGATCGCCACCGTGGAGCTGGTCGACGAGCCCGGCGCGGAGGTGCTCTACTCCGACGCGGGCTTCGTGCTGCTGGGCGAGGCGGCCGCGCGCGCCGCCGGCGAGCCGCTCCCCGCCTTCCTGCGGCGGCGGGTGTGGGGGCCGCTGGGGATGAGCTCCACCCGCTACCAGCCGGGGCTCATCTGCCGGGTCTGCGCGCCCACGCTCTCGCTGAGGGACGGCCGCCCGTTCGCGGGGAAGACGAACGACCCCTTCGCGCGCGAGCTGGGCGGCGCCACCGGCAACGCGGGGCTCTTCTCGACCGCGCACGACGTCGCCCGCTTCGTGGCGATGCTGGCCAACGGGGGCGAGCTGGACGGCGTGCGCGTGGTGCGCGCCTCCACGCTGGCCCAGTTCACCCGGCCGGGCCCGCGCACCGGCACCCGGGCGCTGGGCTTCGAGGTGTTCTGCCGCGAGGGCACC includes:
- a CDS encoding serine hydrolase domain-containing protein, producing MLERAKSDPAAEWEEAEEEEAPEPRPEPRRYSWRQRAVAALLAISFLLLLAWPFFLSGRVRWLLTPVPRLAGAHATPPVDLRAEDLRRAEEIVFGEVEREAFPGAALAVGQRSAIVLERGYGRTGWTRFALPVDPDRTLYDLSSLTKVVATTAAVMVLVDDGRMRLDDPLQRWLPTFRGGGREKITVRQVLTHTSGLPAAVLDLGEGTPRQRLERLIATVELVDEPGAEVLYSDAGFVLLGEAAARAAGEPLPAFLRRRVWGPLGMSSTRYQPGLICRVCAPTLSLRDGRPFAGKTNDPFARELGGATGNAGLFSTAHDVARFVAMLANGGELDGVRVVRASTLAQFTRPGPRTGTRALGFEVFCREGTVPNHVPCRTEPYAYGHTGYTGTSFWIDPKSGAWVVLLTNRTYLPRAPNRIRLVRRRLFDTATGQGPAPDSARTDST